Proteins encoded within one genomic window of Lynx canadensis isolate LIC74 chromosome B2, mLynCan4.pri.v2, whole genome shotgun sequence:
- the ANKRD66 gene encoding ankyrin repeat domain-containing protein 66 codes for MLGASDLKQEIMESTKMSDMTKLHQAVAVGDYSLVKKILKKGLCDPNYKDVDWNDRTPLHWAAIKGHVEVMQLLIEYGARPCLVTDVGWTPAHFAAESGHVSVLKILHALHAAIDAPDFFGDTPKRIAQIYGQTACVAFLEKAEPECQDHRRTARQKGLPLDQRDEDWDAKKRELELSLPSSNQKTNKKKIKKIRGPTRLSHPKERRM; via the exons ATGCTGGGTGCCTCAGATCTCAAGCAAGAga TCATGGAATCGACCAAAATGTCAGACATGACAAAGCTCCACCAAGCTGTGGCTGTTGGGGATTACAGTTTAGTGAAAAAGATTTTGAAGAAAGGTCTCTGTGACCCAAACTACAAGGATGTGGACTGGAATGACCGAACTCCACTTCACTGGGCTGCAATCAAAG GGCATGTGGAGGTGATGCAGCTCCTTATAGAATACGGAGCCAGGCCCTGCCTGGTGACTGATGTGGGCTGGACCCCAGCTCATTTTGCAGCTGAGTCAGGCCATGTGAGCGTGCTCAAAATTCTCCATGCATTGCATGCGGCCATCGACGCCCCCGACTTCTTTGGAGACACGCCGAAGAGGATCGCACAGATCTATGGGCAGACCGCCTGTGTGGCGTTTCTGGAGAA GGCCGAGCCCGAGTGCCAGGACCATCGCCGCACTGCCAGGCAGAAGGGGCTGCCTCTGGACCAGAGGGACGAAGACTGGGATGCCAAGAAAAGGGAGCTGGAGCTGTCTCTTCCCTCCTCGAATCAAAAAACtaataagaaaaagattaaaaaaatccgaGGCCCCACCAGGCTGAGCCATCCCAAGGAGAGGAGAATGTGA